From the Solanum stenotomum isolate F172 chromosome 4, ASM1918654v1, whole genome shotgun sequence genome, one window contains:
- the LOC125862373 gene encoding uncharacterized protein LOC125862373, producing MQSTQAKYISLLPNSIRKTSDFSSRNRAVNHSDPFSRNGVLPHLHLHLQKPIVSAWKKKRPSGSVRSTKIMLESAYFIASKLKLLPEPLDSILREFGGGNGGGGGGGFSFGSGGFDGWGRRKSRKKMNWGFGVVFFAILGVGLWLILMKRLEIDVFLGGLGLTLFGFSVNVWKRGVLDWALGFCCCAALVGLLLKEDLQKWVSFLGNIKIARRKRKRRLF from the coding sequence ATGCAGAGCACTCAAGCCAAGTATATTTCCCTTTTACCAAATTCAATTCGAAAAACCAGTgatttttcttcaagaaatCGTGCAGTGAACCATTCCGATCCATTTTCCAGAAATGGGGTTCTTCCCCATTTGCATTTGCATTTGCAGAAACCGATTGTATCAGCTTGGAAAAAGAAAAGGCCATCTGGGTCTGTTAGATCAACGAAAATAATGCTAGAATCAGCTTACTTCATTGCTTCAAAGCTCAAGCTTTTACCAGAGCCATTGGATTCTATTTTAAGGGAATTTGGTGGTGGAAatggtggaggtggaggtggtggGTTTAGTTTCGGGTCGGGTGGTTTTGATGGGtggggaagaagaaaaagtagaaaGAAGATGAATTGGGGATTTGGGGTTGTGTTTTTTGCAATTCTTGGTGTTGGGTTgtggttgattttgatgaaaaGATTGGAAATTGATGTGTTTTTGGGGGGTTTGGGTTTAACCCTTTTTGGGTTTTCTGTTAATGTGTGGAAAAGAGGGGTTTTGGATTGGGCATTAGGGTTTTGTTGTTGTGCTGCATTGGTAGGTTTGTTGTTGAAAGAAGATTTGCAGAAATGGGTTAGTTTTCTTGGTAACATAAAGATTGctagaagaaaaaggaaaagaagactcttttaa
- the LOC125863064 gene encoding uncharacterized protein LOC125863064, giving the protein MDPCPFVRLIIESLALKLPLTATKSASHGIHPSSTPCYAKLKLKNFPTQTTILPLSPNSYTQSPPESAAIATGFHLDAAALRRLSAKPVTLTVSVFTGRMGGRACGVTSGKLMGSVQVSVDLSGTHSKGRVFQNGWMKLGATAMAEKDKPVAMLHIAVRAEPDPRFVFQFGGEPECSPVVFQIQGNIRQPVFSCKFSADRNNRSRSLPTDFNLNNRGWMRTFSGERDRTGRERKGWMIIIYDLSGSAVAAASMITPFVPSPGSDRVSRSNAGAWLILRPNGACVSSWKHWGRLQAWRERGPVDGLGYKFELVTDTGLTSTIPIAEGTMSMKKGGQFCIDNTVKDTALSTNSPIRGFVMVSNVEGEGKISTPMVQVGVQHVTCMADAALFIALSAAIDLSMDACRLFSQKLRKELCHDDQESYF; this is encoded by the exons ATGGATCCATGTCCATTTGTTCGTTTAATAATCGAATCATTAGCTCTAAAACTTCCATTAACAGCAACTAAATCAGCTTCTCATGGAATCCATCCATCTTCAACTCCCTGTTATGCAAAACTTAAGCTCAAAAATTTCCCTACCCAAACCACAATTCTCCCTCTTTCCCCAAATTCCTACACCCAATCTCCGCCGGAATCCGCCGCAATCGCAACCGGATTTCATCTCGACGCCGCCGCACTCCGTCGTTTATCCGCAAAACCCGTAACCCTAACTGTCTCTGTTTTCACCGGTCGAATGGGGGGCCGCGCGTGTGGAGTTACGTCGGGGAAATTGATGGGTTCTGTTCAGGTGAGTGTGGATTTGAGTGGGACGCATTCGAAGGGGAGGGTGTTTCAGAATGGGTGGATGAAATTGGGGGCGACGGCAATGGCGGAGAAGGATAAACCGGTGGCGATGTTGCATATAGCGGTTCGAGCTGAACCGGATCCGCGGTTTGTTTTTCAGTTTGGTGGTGAACCGGAGTGTAGCCCGGTCGTTTTTCAGATTCAGGGGAATATTAGACAACCGGTTTTTAGCTGCAAGTTTAGTGCTGATCGGAATAATCGCTCACG ATCTCTACCAACTGATTTCAACTTAAACAACAGAGGATGGATGAGAACATTTTCTGGAGAAAGGGACAGAAcaggaagagaaagaaaaggatGGATGATAATAATCTATGATCTTTCAGGCTCAGCTGTTGCTGCTGCCTCAATGATCACACCATTTGTCCCCTCTCCCGGTTCCGATCGTGTCTCACGATCAAATGCCGGAGCATGGCTCATCCTCCGGCCTAATGGCGCTTGTGTTAGCAGTTGGAAACACTGGGGTCGACTCCAGGCATGGAGAGAAAGAGGGCCAGTTGATGGTCTCGGTTACAAATTCGAGCTTGTTACTGATACTGGCCTTACTAGTACCATTCCAATAGCTGAAGGCACAATGAGCATGAAAAAAGGTGGTCAATTTTGCATTGACAATACAGTGAAAGACACTGCATTAAGCACGAATTCTCCGATAAGAGGATTCGTGATGGTGTCAAATGTAGAAGGCGAAGGCAAGATTAGTACACCGATGGTTCAAGTCGGGGTGCAACATGTCACTTGTATGGCTGATGCTGCCCTATTTATCGCGCTTTCGGCTGCCATTGATCTAAGTATGGATGCTTGTAGgcttttctctcaaaaactcaggAAGGAACTTTGCCATGATGATCAAGAATCATACTTCTAA